In Spinacia oleracea cultivar Varoflay chromosome 5, BTI_SOV_V1, whole genome shotgun sequence, a single window of DNA contains:
- the LOC110796358 gene encoding pre-mRNA-splicing factor SLU7-A-like has protein sequence MGKFAVAFKSREDHRKQFELEEARKAGLAPAEVDEDGKEINPHIPQYMSSAPWYLNSNKPSLKHQRKWKSDPNYTKSWYNRGEKGFQASKRLMFQTMHNRVLSVFYWWKENRPVVLYVSFNPS, from the exons ATGGGGAAATTTGCAGTGGCGTTTAAGTCTAGGGAAGACCATAGGAAGCAGTTTGAATTAGAGGAAGCTCGTAAAGCTGGGCTTGCGCCAGCTGAGGTTGATGAAGATGGAAAAGAGATTAATCCTCACATTCCGCAGTATATGTCTTCTGCTCCTTGGTATCTCAATTCGAATAAGCCG AGTTTGAAGCATCAAAGGAAGTGGAAATCGGATCCGAATTACACCAAATCGTGGTATAACAGAGGTGAAAAAGGTTTTCAGGCATCAAAGAGATTGATGTTCCAGACTATGCACAACCGAGTTCTAAGTGTCTTTTATTGGTGGAAAGAAAATAGACCGGTGGTGCTCTATGTGTCTTTCAATCCCTCCTAA